In Elephas maximus indicus isolate mEleMax1 chromosome 7, mEleMax1 primary haplotype, whole genome shotgun sequence, the following proteins share a genomic window:
- the LOC126080473 gene encoding olfactory receptor 10AG1-like: MNHQEKPPGENLTELIEFVLLGFADMPHLQWFLFGLFLIIYIIILMSNGTIFVITKMDPALQSPMYFFLANFSFLEICYVSATLPRLLMNLGTQRKRISLAACATQMCFVFVFAVTECLLLAVMAYDRYVAICNPLQYPLAMNRRVCNQLVTCAWTIGIPVQIGQTCQIFSLPFCGSNIINHFFCDIFPMLKLTCGDIFVNEMLVYTVVVLFGMVPFLLILGSYSKIISIILKLPSATSRAKAFSTCLSHLMVVVLFFGSAIITYLRPNTRHSEGTDKVLSLFYTILTPMFDPIIYSLRNKDVIMALRKLLCK, encoded by the coding sequence ATGAATCATCAAGAAAAACCACCAGGAGAAAATCTAACTGAATTGATTGAATTTGTTCTTTTGGGCTTTGCTGACATGCCCCATCTCCAGTGgtttctttttggattatttttaatcatctatATCATTATTCTGATGAGCAACGGCACCATATTTGTAATAACGAAAATGGATCCTGCTCTCCAGagccctatgtattttttcctggcaaatttttccttcttggaaatctGCTATGTATCAGCTACTCTCCCCAGATTGCTGATGAATCTAGGGACCCAGAGAAAAAGAATTTCCTTAGCTGCCTGTGCTACACAGATGTGCTTTGTCTTTGTGTTTGCAGTCACAGAGTGTTTGCTTctggcagtgatggcctatgaccgttatGTAGCCATTTGCAACCCTCTTCAGTATCCTCTAGCCATGAACCGCAGGGTCTGTAACCAGTTGGTGACTTGCGCCTGGACCATTGGAATCCCAGTTCAGATAGGGCAGACATGTcagattttctctctgcctttttgtgGATCTAACATAATCAACCATTTCTTCTGTGATATTTTCCCAATGCTCAAGCTGACTTGTGGGGACATATTTGTAAATGAGATGTTGGTCTACACAGTTGTTGTGTTATTTGGCATGGTTCCATTCCTGCTGATACTTGGCTCCTACAGTAAAAtcatctccatcatcctgaagttgCCATCAGCCACAAGTCGAGCCAAAGCCTTCTCTACCTGCTTGTCTCATCTTATGGTTGTGGTTTTATTCTTTGGATCAGCCATTATTACATACTTAAGACCCAACACCAGACATTCAGAGGGAACTGACAAAGtgctttctcttttctacacTATCCTAACTCCTATGTTTGATCCCATAATATATAGTCTAAGGAACAAAGATGTCATAATGGCACTAAGAAAATTGCTATGTAAATAA